GAGCCCGCCCCCGTCCGCGTTCACCGTGTACACGGCGCCGCCTCGGTCGAACGCCAGTCGAGCTCCGTCCGGAGACCACGATGGGTGCAGGTCCGCGGGGGCCCCGGTCCCTTTCGCGCGAATGAGTGGATGCAGTCCGGAGCCGTCGGGCCGAATCAACCACAGGCCGAGCGCCCCGCCGTCGCACTGCACCGCGAACACGATCTGGCCGCCGTCGGGGGACCAGGAGGGCATGAGGGCGTAGCAGGCGAGGCGCCCCTGGTACTGGTCACCACCCGCGAGCTCTCGAACACACAAGTTGATCGCGCCGGGCACGAGCTACACAAAGGGCCAGCGTGGATGACACGGCGCCGCGACGACGTCGATGTGGGCTCCCCAACCTCCCAGCGGAGTCCTCCTCGAAGGTTCGGTCCCGAAATGACGAAGGCACGCCCACAGAATGTCGTGTTCCGCCGAGACCGGGGTCCCCGGGGCCTCAGCGGGAGGCGGGGGACTTCGCCACGCTCACCCAGATCGTGCCTGCGGGCTGATCGATGCCGATGGCTGAGAGGGGCGACCCGAGGTCGATGGTGGAGACGTCGTGGGTCGAGGGGTCGATGCGGTAGATCCTGCCGTCGGTGTTGTCGGTGACCCACACGGCCCCCAGGCCGACGGCGATGGCCGCCGGATCGTTTCCGACCCTGATGGCCGCATGCACGGCGCCCGTCTCGGGGTCGATCGGCACGACGGTGCCGGACGAGGAGTCCAGGACCCAGACCGAGCCCGACCCCACCGCGATGCCCTTGAGGTTGCCGCCCACCTGGGCGGTGAGGGTGACCTTCGAGCTGTGGGGGTCGATCCGCGAGATGGTGTTGTGCAGGCGGTCCATCGTCCAGACCGCGCTCCGGTCGATCGCGATCCCGTCGATGCTGCCTCCGACCGAGACGTCGCCCACGCGTGTCCTCGAGCCGGGGTCGAGCCGGATCAGCGTTCCATCGCCGAAGCCGACCCATACGAAGCCGTCGCCCACGGCGAGCGTGCTCGGACTCCCGAGGGACAGGAAACCCAGATTGGCCACCGGGCGGTCCGTGGCGGGATCGAACACCTGGACGGCGTTGAGCGCCGGGACCCATACGCTCTGGTAGCCGACGCCCAGGGCCGCGCCGACGGCGGGGCCGGACTGGGTCGGGATGACGGCGCGGACGGTCGCGGTCCGCTCATCGACGTGCACCAGGTTCGGGAACCCGAGGAGCCACACCCCGCCCTCCCCGATCGCGATCTGGGGAACCGCGCCGACGCTTGGATGGCGGATCGTGTGGAGGATCTTCCCGGAGGGCTCGATCTCGACCACGGAGTTCAGGGGCGGCGCCGTCGTGGTGGCGGGGGTCGACGGGCTGTGGCTGGGCGCGGCTCCCGGCGACCCGTGGTGTCTCGACAGGAGGAGCCCGAGGACCACG
This region of Actinomycetota bacterium genomic DNA includes:
- a CDS encoding serine/threonine-protein kinase encodes the protein MSDQRVGTEIAGYRIEGVIGRGGMGVVYLAEQASPRRKVALKVLGQDLAADPSFRERFVRESDAAASIEHPNIVPIYQAGEADRVLFIAMRYVEGTDLRALLERDGPLPAERAASIVSQVASALDAAHEAGLVHRDVKPGNVLVGKGDHAYLTDFGLIKRHERATSLTKTGQFMGTIDYVAPEQVRGGTVDGRADVYSLGCLLYECLTGKPPFPSDLEVTVLYAHLEEPPPSVTTRRPELPPAVDQVVAKAMAKKAEDRYQSAGELAGAARDALATPRQSEPAPPAAAPRRNVRLLVASGGLAALALVVLGLLLSRHHGSPGAAPSHSPSTPATTTAPPLNSVVEIEPSGKILHTIRHPSVGAVPQIAIGEGGVWLLGFPNLVHVDERTATVRAVIPTQSGPAVGAALGVGYQSVWVPALNAVQVFDPATDRPVANLGFLSLGSPSTLAVGDGFVWVGFGDGTLIRLDPGSRTRVGDVSVGGSIDGIAIDRSAVWTMDRLHNTISRIDPHSSKVTLTAQVGGNLKGIAVGSGSVWVLDSSSGTVVPIDPETGAVHAAIRVGNDPAAIAVGLGAVWVTDNTDGRIYRIDPSTHDVSTIDLGSPLSAIGIDQPAGTIWVSVAKSPASR